A DNA window from Luteolibacter luteus contains the following coding sequences:
- a CDS encoding helix-turn-helix domain-containing protein, giving the protein MAKTIKQQIERRAYSFEEVAAMLGKHRSWVYRQVAKGAITPITGFGAAMISAAEVNRITGCVSGQPETANVG; this is encoded by the coding sequence ATGGCAAAAACCATCAAACAACAGATCGAACGCAGGGCATACTCCTTCGAAGAAGTGGCAGCAATGCTAGGAAAGCATCGCTCATGGGTCTATCGTCAGGTTGCCAAGGGAGCGATTACTCCGATCACAGGCTTTGGCGCCGCTATGATCTCCGCCGCCGAGGTCAACCGAATTACTGGGTGTGTATCCGGTCAACCTGAGACCGCCAACGTAGGTTAA